A segment of the Superficieibacter sp. HKU1 genome:
ACAGAACCAGCGTCAGCGGTTCCGCCTTTTTGGTTATGTTATACCTTACCTTATCAAGACGCTTTCGGCTAAAACCTAACGGACCTGCTCCCGGTTGATAAACACACCGCGATGTTAGTATTGTCTTCATCTTTAACCTGAGGATATCTCATGAGGAAGCATTTTTCCGGTGAACAGATCATCAGTATTCACCGGGAGGCCGAAGCCCTGGTCTCTTCCGGGGGAGCTTTGCCGTAAGTATGCTATCCCCTAAGCCATCTTTTATATCTATGGACTACATCCGTTTTGCAAGTTCTGAATCTGGTTTTGTGTTATTGCTTAAATCAATACGATATCAGCAAGCCTGTGTCCAAATGGGAAATCCGCACACAATCGTCTCAGTATATGTTGGGCTGACTAAAATAGCATATTCCTGTCAAACGTCAAGAGAAAGTATTCAGGCATGGTACGTCCGGATTGGAATCGATTCTGCTGAATGGGCCAATGCTCAGAATACGCGGCTACTTTCTGTATTCTGGGGCGACAGGGCTTAACCGGTAGAAGGGCATAACTTCTGAGATGCGTTAATTTACCAGAATAAAATAAACAGATCATCGTTTTTTGAACTATACTTAGTATATGCGCATCTTTCCTTTCAAATTGTATGACAGCGGAGGAATTTATGCCTTTGAAAAGTGATAAGTGTGTTTTGTTTTCCGGAGATTTAGATTTTATTGCTTTAAGTTTTGCCAGAATGCGTCTTCTGGGCCGACAGCTGCCCACAGATGCTATTACCGGCAACATGGATGAAGACTGCAGGATGCAATTCCTGAAGCGTTATGAATTTTACTTTGAACAGCTTAAGACAAAAGAGCTGGCAGAGTAATCACAAGCCGGGTGGCTATAATAACTGCCCGGACTTCAGTTCACTGTGATGTTATATAACTAACCTGTCTGCGATACAAATCTTGAGCGTAGAAAGTTAAGACATGTACAGCAGTCATCAGGAAGCATATCGCAAAGCTTCATTCACCAATCTCGCCCTTATCGGTTACCGAAATGATGTGTTATTAAATACAGAAGGGAATCCCTTTCCCTGGTCAGTATTATATAAAAAATCTACTCCATCTTTTCAATTCAGTACCTTACCGGAACAGTTATATAACATTTTCTGATTCTTTTCAGTAAAGTAGTTCTGTTGAAGCGAAATTCCAAAAAAAAACCTGCTCGGGCAAGCAGGCATCAAATAATCATGAAAAAAAAGCTAAAGCGAATTTATGTAGCGCCGGGTGCCTCCCGGTAAGTCCAGCCAGCAACTGGAACTTGCGTATTGATGACGGTTAACCCTCGAGTAAGGGTTGCTGGTTACGCCCCTCCGCATAGGGGGGATTCACTTCTACTCAAGCATAGACAATTTTTTTCGTTTTCTCTGCCTGTCAGCAATAAAATCAGTTCTAAAGCACAAAAAGTCAAAAAAGAAAGGACTGCAAAAAAATTGTGGTGCCGGGTGCCTCCCGGTGGGTCTGCGCCAGTACACATAACCCGCGATTCTCGCAATGCGTACAACAGCAGATGAGCCGTTCCTGGTTCGCCCCTCCGCTCAGGGGGATTCACCACATTTTTTATCTTAAAACGCGTTTTGGATTTTAGTAAAGCGGAAACATAACATTGATCGGGTCATACATAATGAGAATACAGAGTTTACATAAGAAAAGCCTGGTACAGCATTTGTCTGGTTAAGCCCCGATCAGTAACCATATTAAGAGTAAAATAAAAACAGACTGACCACATCCTGCGATAAGAGGGCGCACAGTTATAACGTTTCCTTAAAGATTACCGCTATCAGGGGCATAAGATTGACAGCAACGGTAAACCATATGGAAATAAATTCAAATTGCTGGCAGTGATGCAGGTCTTTCCCTGCCGCCACCACTTTTTTATTAAAGTCATAAGTGGGGATGACTATTGCACTGGCAGGCAATGAGTAGAACTCAAAGTCTGCACCCGCAAGAACTTAGCTGAACGATGCTTCAACGAAACCACTAAATAAAAAGGTGTTATACATGTAGTGCCGGGTGCCTCCCGGTGAGCCTGCTCCAGCCAGCAAGCCCGCGAGCAATAACAAATAACACCAATTGAGAACTGGTTCGCCCCTCCGCACAGGGGGATTCACCACTTTTCAAATTTAGACAACTTTGACGCGTTTTTCCTTTTCTTAGACAAAAAAGCCTGTCGAATCGCACGAAATGTTAACAAAGTAGCCTTTTGAACGTAAGCCCTGCTGTATGCTGTAAGGATGCCGACACTCTGTTTATATGAAATAATCTGAACACCATATAGAAGGATGTTGCAGGAAGTTCCAGACATGAAATCAACGGCCTTGACGGTAGGGATAATGACACATTCTCCGGCAAGTCTGTGACAGTGCCGGAATTTGCGTGTCAGGTTGCGTTATCATTTTCCATCCGACTGACTGCTATCTTCAAAATAGAAAACTCATCATGTTTTTCACATAAGCCGTTTCGTCATGATTAATGAGAGAATACACAAAATGCAAGCCTGATCACACGAAATAACCGTTGTTCTTAAAAAAAAGCCTGCCTTGATTAAAAGTTCAGGCAGGCAAAAGTTTTTGTAACCTACAGATGAATGTGGTGCCGGGTGCCTCCCGGTGGTTCTTTGGCTGGCTGACCATGAACCGCGTGTTGGCAAGATAACCACAGCCACTTACGCCCCGCCGCTCAGGGGGATACACCACCATTAAACTTTAGACTGTTTTACTATGATTGCTTACCATAAAGTCAATAATTACTTTCTGAACGCACAAAAGGTCAATTATGAAATCGATATCAAAAAAATCTTACTGACCATATCACTGTGAAGCCTGATCCCTGCGGCATAGAATATTAAAAGGTTGACTGGACCACCTTTCAGGGTCGTACGATCTATAAAACAAACTTGTCCGGCCCGGTAATTTGTGTATCACTCCGTCTCTTACGCCTCTCGACAGATGCAGGTATTGTAACCAATTGTAATTATAACTGTTCACTCTGCTTAAGGATCTTAAGCTTTTATTAATTTGTTCGCAATCCTTGGATTTTCAAAGAACCGAATACAGCGGGATCATTCTATAGTAAAAGTTCCAGAAAACTGATGCTGTATGATTAGGCTGTGTCCCTTAATCACCTGAGCTATAGTAACTATCTGTTTCCGCAACACATTGAACTATAGCTCGCTACGACCTTCCCGATGAAGCATGGACTATCATCCAGCACTTATCCCCTGCTGAACCAGCAACACCACGGGCCGGACGTCAATGGGCTAAGCACCATAAATTCATTAACGGCATGTTCTGGGTGCTGTGTTCAGGCGATTAGCCTGACCGTTATCGCCCATGGAAGACCGTTTATAACCGTTTTAACCGATGGTCTGAATCGGGAATTTTTAGCATTTTTTTCGACAGTTTAATTTCTTCTCTTGATGTTTGTGGTCTCATTGACTGGTCCGCGACCGCGCTGCATGGCAGCAATATCCGGGCACTCAGGTGCGCCGCCGGTGCGCAAAAAAACATTCCAATATCACCGGAGATAATGGGCTGGGTCGCTCTCTCGTGGTTTTAGCACCAAAATTCATCTGGCAACCGCCGGAAGCGGTCTGCCGTTAGATATCGTGCTGAGCCCCGGACAGGCTCACGAAAGCCAGTCCACATTATGTCTTCAGGACGGTATTGGTGTTCAGCGCCAGAACGGCAGCATGAAGCGTCGTGGTTATACGGTGCTGGCTGATAAAGCTTACTCAGGACATACGCTTCGCAATGAGCTGAAAGAAAAAGGATAAAGTGGTTATCCTGCAGAAATCTAATAAAAAAATGGCAGCAGATGGTCGTTCACAACACGACCGTGATGCCTGCCGCACTCGCAACGTTGTTGAGCGGTGTTTTGGCCATCTGAAAGAATACCGTCGCATTGCCACATGTTACGACAAAACGGCGAGGTATTATCTGGCGATGGTGAAACCGGGGTGCATCCGGCTGTTTTACAAAAGATTATGTAATTAATGGACTCTGCCCAGGTGAGTTCATCTCTCATGACGGGAGACTCATAACCCCATATTATTCCTTTCTGTCAGGCGCCTAGCCAGCCTTCTGGCTCTGATTAATTCAATAACACCTTATGCGCCCTGATGAATTTACAAAAAATCAGGTATCATACTGTCAGTAATTTCAGTGATGCTGCTCGCACAAATATATTATCCAGTAGGTAATACTGACCAGTACGCTGCCGCCGATGATATTACCAATAGCCACAGGTATCAGGTTATCGGTAACAAGATTGCTCACCGTTAGACTCGGAAAATTATTCGCAGTCGTTTGTGTTATATACCAGAATTCATCTGGTGCATAGTCACGAATCATAATACCCAGGGGAATAAGAAACATATTTGCGATACTGTGTTCAAAACCGCTGGCGACAAACATGCCGATGGGTAACAGCATCGCGACGATTTTGTCGGTTAACGAATGACCCGAATAGCTCATCCAGACGGCAAGACAGACCATTAAATTGCAGAGTGTGCCCAGACAGACAGCTTCAATAAAAGTATGGTGCATTTTATGGTTGGCGGTTTGCAGGACGTTGAGTCCCCATAAGCCATTGCTGCTCATGATTTATCCGGAGAACCAGATCAGAAATACGAAAAAGAGCGCGCCGATAAAATTATCGAAATAAACAATAATCCAGTTAATGATTAATTGTCGCCAGCATATTAAACTGCTGGCTTTTGCCATGACCGTCATTACGGTTGAGGTAAAGAGATCGGCACCTCAAACCACTACCGGAATCAGTCCGAGTGTAAAGCAGAGATCTCATGCCATTTTAGTGAGCGAACTGGCAGGGGTCGCACTGGTAGTGACGGTGATATAAAAAACAAAAGCAATGGAAATGAAGATACCCGCCGTTACAGCCAGAAAAAACGCGAGTTCTTTTTTCTTTGTAACTTTATAGACTCCGGCCTGTTCCGCCATTTTGGCCATTTCAGCGGGCATACGTAAATCAAAAGAAATATCATTCTTCTTAGCAGACTCCTGGAGAGCATTGAGAAATGCATAGTTGCTGAAATATCCGCAAAGCGCGTGCCAGAATACATTTTTTGGTATAATTGAAAATTGTGACTGCCGTCACCTGCCGATTTTCATAACACTTCGTGGACAGCGATCCCCAGGCGTTGCACCCGAGAAAGCAGTGTCGTGGGTTTCATTCCAAGACGGGTTGCTGCATCGCGCGGTCCGGCGACAATACCATTGGTCTCTTTTAATACCTGGATAATTCGCTGGCGTTCCTCTTTATCGTTTTCCGGGTTGGCAGGATTCAACATCTGCGCCATTGGACCTTTCGTAGGGAGGGCGTCGCCCAATGTAGGCAGCAGGCGTGTCTGTCTTGAATTAATATATAAATTCAGTCTGGTGCCACGCATCAACAGAACTGCGCGTTCAATAACGTTTTCTGGTTCGCGGACGTTGCCTGGCCAGTCCCACGACATCAGATGACGCAGAGTTTCTTCGGGAATGGTGTCAATAATGCGATTCATGCGTTTAGATATTTTTCGCGTGAAGTATTTTGCCAGCAGGGGATGTCTTCCCGGCGTTCACGCAGTGGGGGGTACCGATGCGAGAGTCGGGTTAATAACATCCTGCCAGCCGTTGAACTTCACCGGCTGTTACTGCGTTACTGACAGGACGATGGCCGAGGCATCCTCCAGAATCTGGCTTACGGGATGTGGGATATGGATGCCCATCAACAGCATCATCACCAGCAGAACAGCCATGGGTGCCGTCGTCAGCCAGCCCAGCTCGCCACGGCTGACTGCTTCTGGTGGACGGGCGAAAAATACTCGCGCCACCATACGCACCAGACCTGCCAGCACCCGCGTCAGCAGCAGCAATAAAAGGATGGTGATAAATAGATGGTCGCGGGCAAGACCCGCCGTTACGGTCATAAACTCGCTGAGAAAATGTTGAATGGCGGCATGCCGCCAGGCGCCAGCACGCCACCGGCAAGCAGCGTGGCGGTAAGCGGCATGATTTTTAACATATCGCAGACAACATCCGGATTACGGGTGCCATACTTCATCAGGACATTGCCTGAGTCGCAGAACATCAAGGCTTTCTCCAGGCTATGATTAAGCGTATGGAGCAGGGCGGCCAGAATTCCCAGCGGCCCGCCAATGCATGGCGCGACAGCGACAAGTCCCATGTTCTCTACGCTTGAGTAAGCCAGTAGACGTTTCATGTCCTGCTGGACGAGGATAAAGAACGCTGCGACGGCGACTGAAAGCAGCCCGAATATCAGTAGTAATTCACCGGGGAAATCTTCGCCGACGGCCTGGCAAATAATGATGTAGTAACGAATCAATACCAACAGAGCGCAATTCAGCAGCTCTGCTGGAAGCAGGGTGATGACCGGGCTGGGCGCTTCGCTATGGGCGTCCGGCAGCCAGGCGTGCATCGGGAAAAGCCCGGTTTTAGTTCCGAAGCCAATAAGGATAAAACAAAGGCCAGCAGCATCAGCGTAGAATCAAGCTGAGCCGCTTGTTTGAGTTCTTCTGTCCAGAAAACAGCCTGATTGGGATCGGGCATAAAGCTGGCGACATTGGTATAAACCAACATAGTGCCGAATAACCCAAAGACGACGCCGACGGTATCTGAAATGGAAGGTTGATGGTGCGCCTGACTGCCAGCTGGAGCACATCCTGCCATTCTGGCTACCTTGTCTGCATGCTGCGTGAGCGTGGACAACTCCATAAATTGGTAAGGCGGATCTTGCGAAAAATCTCCCTGCGTAAGGGCTAGCGATTCTTTGATGCGTGCGTCGGTATTTCGGAGAGTGGCTAGCAACATCTTACGGTGCAAATCTGGTACAAAGTTGTGCGGGGCGTTCACCTCTAGTACCAGCAGGTAGTCTGGTTGTTCGTCATAGACCATCGCCATCTGACGCGTAGCAAGACCCGCTGGATAACCGATAGCTGACGGTAGCTGCGTGGCGGAAACTATGCCACTCAGTCTTAGTACAATCGGAATCATAGCGTTTTCTGGCGTTAGGTCTGAAATTAACACGGTATATTGAGCCCTTACGTATGTGTGCAAATCAATATTCATTGGTTGTCTCACTGCGTCCTTTCGCCTCACTGTAGAGCCAGAAGGGCATAAGGATGTGGGGAAAAAGCATGGATAATGTGTATTTAATGAGCAAGACGTCCCCCTGATGTTCTGTAAGATACCTGAATTGCTTTGCCTGAGTAGTTTTTGTACAGATATCCTGCTGAACAGCTTATAAAATTAAATATCTCATAAATTTCATAAAGTTATGTTTATGCAACCGATAAGCTATCTGTTTCTTTATGTTTTTTTATCATCCAGGGAAGTCAGTTGATTAAATTTTTCCTAAACTAATATGTGTAATTATGTAATCTGCAGATAACCGAGCAGACAATGGTTACTGATTTTTGTTACTTATCTGACAACTAAAAGTTGTTGGCTGAACATAAGGGGAAATAATGATATTTTTATTAGATGAGTTATCTGGTGCTCCATCATGGGTACCTGCTGTATTGCTCGTCACTTTCTCATTCGCACTAGGTTTTCTGGCCCGATTTACACTTCTCAGGCTTATCCGTTACTGGCAGGGTCGTGACAGAAAGTTATTCAAATCCCTTGAAAAGCATCTTCGTGGTTCCATGTTTTTTTTCATCCCCTTACTGTTAATAAATATTGGGATTAATTATATCAAAATTAATCCGAATTCTTTGGTTTTTATTACATCGACAATCAATATGTTTATTATTTTATCAGTTTGTTCTGTTTTAATTCGATTGATTAATGTGGCGCAGGATATGCTTTTCATTCGTTATGATATTAACCTTTCAAATAACCTTCGCGCTCGTAAAATTCGCACGCAATTAATATATGTTAAAAAAGTTGCTATCGTTCTGCTTGTGTTATTCTGTGTTTCCCTGATTCTACTCAGCTTCCCTGCTGTTCGAAAATTTGGCACTACAATCCTGGCCGGTGCCGGCGTAGCAGGAATAATAATTGGATTTGCTCTTCAGAAGACGCTGGTCAACCTTTTTGCCGGAATTCAGATAGCCTTTACGCAACCTATAAAAATTGACGATGCAGTGGTCGTTGAAAATGAATGGGGCTGGATTGAGGAGATCAACCTGACTTATGTTGTTGTGCGTATATGGGATCTCCGCCGACTTGTACTGCCAATTACATACTTTACAGAAAATACCTTCCAGAACTGGACGCGTAATAACGCACAAATATTGGGTTCAGTTTTTCTTTACCTTGATTATTCAATGCCATTAGATCCTCTCCGTAAGCATTTTGAAAAAGTACTCAGTGAAACAAAACTCTGGGATCAACAGACTCAGGTGCTCCAGGTTACCGATACTAATGACAAGACTATGGCTGTCAGATTATTGATGACGGCACAGAATTCTCCCATTGCGTGGGATTTACGCTGCCATGTGCGTGAAAAAATGATTGAGTTTATTCAGCAAAATTATCCTCAGAGTTTTCCTCATGTGAGGGCAACACTGACCGATTCTGGTATTTGATAACTCAAGTTATCAGTTATTAATCGTTCTCAATTTTCTTAGCAATACGTAACGGAATGTACAGATACCGTGAGCGTTTAACTGCCCCCGATATCAATGACATCATTCATCTTATTGCATGTTCACTTTAACCAAGAACCTTTGTCCTAAATAGCTGCGCCTAATACCGCCACACTTTTGCCAGATCATGTTTCCCTCCGGGGAACTGACTGGCGATTTCCATAAAGTGCCTTACCTTTTTCAGCAACTGCCACATTGAACGGCATTGATGTTTGCGCGTTATCGTGTTGTGAAATGCTTGCCATAACCGCTCAACGTGATTCCCCCATGGCGCGAGTAAACTGGCTGATAAATCACTCTGAACTTCGGGTTCGCTTTCAGCCAACGCTGAGTTTCGCGACTTTTATGGATGATGTCGTTATCGACGATGAGTATGATCGTTTTAGCGCCGCAGTAGCTTGCCTTAAGGTGCTTAAGCAGATTGATAAACAGCACCAAACTTTTGCAATTGCCACCAACGTGGCTGACTTTCCCCGTTCCGGTGTGCAGCGCTCTGGCCAGATAGTATTTTTCATTCCGCCCCGGAGTCACCTCGCGTTTTTGCAGCCCGCGCACTTGCCAGTCTGCCCCGATTTTTGGGTTGAGGTAGATACCCATACTCTTTGCTATGACAGGCAGATTATCACTCATGCCGTTGAACATGCGCTGAATATCGGAGATGGTAGTCGCTGATCTTACCCTGCAATAGTAAACACGCGACTAAGTGAGTAAACTCTTAACCAGAGGTGCCTCACATGACAAAGCCTGTATCGACTACCAAAAAGCCACGCAAACAGCACACGCCTGAATTTCGTCAGGAAGCCTGAAACTGGCTGAACGTATGGGTGTGGCCGCAGTCGCCCGCGAACTTAGCCTGTATGAATCACAGCTCTACAACTGGCGAAGCAAACAGCAAAGTCAGCTCTCTTCTTCTGAATGTGAACAGGAGATGTCCGCTGAGATCGCCCGTCTGAAGCGTCAACTGGCAGAACGGGATGAGGAACTGGCCATTCTCCAAAAGGCTGCGACATACTTCGCAAAGCGCCTGAAATGAAGTATGTCTTCATCGAAAAACATCAGGCTGAGTTCAGTATGAAAGCCACGTGCCGTGTACTTCAGGTTGCCCGTAGCGGGTGGTACGTCTGGCATCAGCATCGTCATCAGATAAACCAGCGTCAGCAGTTCTGCCTTGTCTGTGATAACGTCGTCCGGGAGGCATTCAGTGACACAAAACAGCGCTATGGTGCGCCACGCCTGACGGATGTCAGTGACTGGTGTATAACATATAAACCGTGGCGGCCAGCCTGCGCTGGCAGGGACTGCGGGCGAAAGCCTCCCGCCGGTTCAGCCTGGTCAGTTATCATGAGCCTGGTCTGCCAGTATCAGATAATCTGCTGAAGCAGGACTTTTACGCCAGGGGCCCGAATCAGAAGTGGGTGGGTGATGACATCACGTATCTTCGCACTGGTGAAGGCTGGCTTTATCTGGCCGTGGTTATTGACCTGTGGTCGCGGTCAGTCATTGGCTGTTCGATGTCCTCGCGGATGACAGCACAGCTTGCCTGCGATGCGTTACAGATGGCGTTGTGGCGGCGTAAACGTCCGGAAAATGTCATCGTGCATACAGACAGAGGTGGTCAGTACTGTTCAACGGATTACCAGAGCTTAATGAAACGCCATAATCTGCAGGGCAGTATGAGCGCCAGAGGCGATTGTTACGACAATGCCTGTGCGGAAAGCTTCTTCCACACGCTGAAGGTGGAATGTATCCACGGAGAGGACTTTGCCAGCCGGGAAATAATGCGGACAGCAGTGTTTAATTATATCGAGTGCGATTACAACCGGTGGCGTCGTCACAGTGCCTGTGGCGGTCTCAGTCCGGAACAGTTTGAAAACCAGAACCTCGCTTAGGGTTGTGTCCATATTACGTGGGTAGGATCACATTTTATACGGCAATCAAAAGCCGGGAGGCTGGCAGGTAATAATTTTCCCCTTAACGTGTAATCTCCGCATCGTCTGGAAAAAACTGGAATTCCTTACAGAACACCCCAGCTACTATACACTCATTTAAAATGCTGCGATATATAACCCTTAGGATTCGTATGAATTTGGCTGATTTTTGACAAAGTTTAACAGGAAAAATTATGACAATAGTATCGCCTTGTTATTAAACACCACAGCCGCAGACAGTCTGCTTTATCTTACATTAAGAAACCACGCAGGCACAAAAAAAGCCGCCAATGGCGGCTTTCCATAGATATCAATGTGGTATCTCGGCTACTTCTCTGACGTCGGTTTTGTTAATTTGTTGTTTCACACCGTTGGCATCAGTGTATCCGAGCAGGCCAGTTTCAGACTCACTGGGTTTCCCGTCACTGATGATCGTGCGTCCGTCATTGGTATGTATCGCATAACTGGTACGTGTACAACCAGTCAGAGCAGACAGAACAATCGTTGCCGCAAAAGCCGTAAGTAAAAACTTTTTCATAGCACTTCCCCTTTAATTAGTTGTCCAGCTCACTCATATTAGTAATTTTGTCGCGGTTGATCTGCTCATTTCTGCCAGTCTGAGCATCCTTATAGGAAACCAGACCAGTATCATCGTCAATCTGAGGTTTTCCATCGGTCACGATAGTCCGCCCGTCAGTAGTTTTAATGGCCTGATTAGACGAACAGCCGGAAGCAATGATTGCTATGAATACAACCATAACTATCGCTAATGGGTTTATTCTGTTCATGGTAATTCCCTTATGTAACAATTTTAACGATAATAAACAGTAACTTTTGAATTATAGACTATTCCATTCAGTTAGCCAGATTCTTAATCAACAGGGCTTTGTTGAGCATCAACGAGGTTAATCATCAAAAAAACCGGCCCTGGGGGCCGGTATGCAATATTGTTATTTTCTTTTTGTAATCATGCCCCTGGTGAAGGCAAGTCTGTAGTTATACGTCAAGCCCGTTGATCCACAGCATCAGATACACCAGATCAGCCGAATCCGGCACCGTGATATACCAGCGCGGATGCGCATACTCCTCTTCCTGCGGCCAGCTCGTCTGTCCCGTCACGGTGATAAGAATATTCACCGCCTGCTTCAGCTTTCCCTCAAGGTAGATGGCCACGCTGCTGCTGAGTCCCACCCGGTGCGGGTGACAGGTCATTTTGACCGGCCCGGTCAGGCGCTGTCTGAGCATTGCCCGCAGCCTCACCAGATGCTGATGTGTCGCCGGGAGCACGCCGGGCTCCCCCTGAGGCGACAGGGTGAAAAGCGCGCCGCCACTGTGCTCATGAATGGCGGGTTCAGGGTACTTCAGTGTCATCATACCGTGGCAGGCTCCTGTTGTTTCTCCGTCAGACCGCGCAGACGGTCCAGATTCTGCGCGACGCGTTTTGCCGCTTCCAGTTCGCTGCAGTTAAATTCATTCATCAGCGCCCGGCGTTCGGCTTTCTCTTCTTTTTCCGTCATGCCCAGTGCCAGGAAGAGACTGGGCGGCACGGCACGAAACAGCGCTTCGATCCGTTTCGCCAGCACCACGCCTTCCGTATAACAACCCGACAGTTTACTGGCGGAAAGCAGCACCGATTCCTGCTCCGGCGTGAGCGCGCGGAAACGGCTGATATCTTTGACCTCCTCCGGGGGCATGGTCAGACAAATCCACCATTCCGCCATGTTCAGCATTTTTTCGGCAATATCCGGGTAGTCTTTAAGGTTCTGGGTGGCCAGCCACAGCCAGGCACCGAGCTTACGCCACATCTTGACCACCTTGGTCATATACGGCGACAGCAGCGGGTTGACCGTCACGATATGCGCCTCATCCACCGTGAAGACAATATCCCGGCCCAGGAACTGGTCACGCTCCGCGATGTTGTTAATCATGTTGGTCATTGAGACCATGGTCAGGGCCATCTGCGCCTCGTAGCCCTCACGCGCCAGATGCCCCAGGTCGACCAGCGTCACGTCAGCTTCCGGCCACAGCTCCCCTTCGCGGTTGAACAGCTCCGCTTCAAAGCTCCCGGCCTGAGTGAACATGCCCAGGGATTCCGCCATTTCCGCCGCTTTCGCCTTGCGCTGGGCATTGCGGACATTGATGACGCCCTCATCGTTGTCAGAGGCAATGTCGTACAGCGCCTTCTGCAGGTCAGACGGCAGCATCTGCCGCCCTTCCTTATACGTGGCATGTGCCGCCATCAGCAGCGCCTCACGTATCATCGCCCTGTCGGCACGCTTCAGGTCAGCCTCTTCTTTCGGGTCGCCGCCGGTGATCATCATGCGCGCGGAGATTTCCATTTCACCGAGAACGTCACGCTTGTCATCCTCGCCATCGTCGTCCGTGTCGATATCCGGCAGGTCGCTCTCATCCACGGCCTGGGCGGCCAGGCCTTCTTCCACCAGTTTGTGAGCATCAGCAAACGGCGGCAGGCTGACGCCGCTCCCGGGTTTGACGCTGATTTTATTCACCGTCAGCCCGAGGCTGTCAAAGAAGTCGGCCAGCAGGCCGAACGAGTTCCCGGCCTCCGCAATAAACAGCCGCGGACGGTGGACGGCCATCAGCTGGGAGAGCGCGGCACACAGCGTGGCCGACTTGCCCGCCCCGGTCGGGCCGAACAACAGCAGATGCGCGTTCTGGGTGCGGTCGAGCTTGTTGAGCGGATCGAATGTCAGGGTATCCCCGCCGCGGTTGAAAAAGCTGAAGCCGGGGTGCCCCGTGCCG
Coding sequences within it:
- a CDS encoding glycogen synthesis protein GlgS — its product is MPLKSDKCVLFSGDLDFIALSFARMRLLGRQLPTDAITGNMDEDCRMQFLKRYEFYFEQLKTKELAE
- a CDS encoding YgdI/YgdR family lipoprotein; the encoded protein is MKKFLLTAFAATIVLSALTGCTRTSYAIHTNDGRTIISDGKPSESETGLLGYTDANGVKQQINKTDVREVAEIPH
- a CDS encoding mechanosensitive ion channel domain-containing protein — its product is MIFLLDELSGAPSWVPAVLLVTFSFALGFLARFTLLRLIRYWQGRDRKLFKSLEKHLRGSMFFFIPLLLINIGINYIKINPNSLVFITSTINMFIILSVCSVLIRLINVAQDMLFIRYDINLSNNLRARKIRTQLIYVKKVAIVLLVLFCVSLILLSFPAVRKFGTTILAGAGVAGIIIGFALQKTLVNLFAGIQIAFTQPIKIDDAVVVENEWGWIEEINLTYVVVRIWDLRRLVLPITYFTENTFQNWTRNNAQILGSVFLYLDYSMPLDPLRKHFEKVLSETKLWDQQTQVLQVTDTNDKTMAVRLLMTAQNSPIAWDLRCHVREKMIEFIQQNYPQSFPHVRATLTDSGI
- a CDS encoding YgdI/YgdR family lipoprotein, with translation MNRINPLAIVMVVFIAIIASGCSSNQAIKTTDGRTIVTDGKPQIDDDTGLVSYKDAQTGRNEQINRDKITNMSELDN